A single region of the Biomaibacter acetigenes genome encodes:
- a CDS encoding DUF1573 domain-containing protein, whose amino-acid sequence MKDLICDEFQDTVSNCLVRHRSIIDVLTKIQETSARVNRAVAKSVTGCGCLEINAKKQQIPGKIKLQELSSYMDTHLKGKLCPSCREVLEQELGNHLFYIAALCNLLDLNIYDILLTETEKLSTLGLYNMS is encoded by the coding sequence GTGAAAGACCTGATCTGCGACGAATTTCAAGACACCGTTTCCAACTGTCTTGTGAGGCACCGGAGTATAATAGATGTACTTACAAAGATTCAGGAAACATCGGCCAGGGTCAACAGGGCGGTGGCAAAATCCGTCACCGGCTGCGGCTGCCTGGAAATAAATGCAAAAAAGCAGCAAATCCCCGGAAAGATCAAACTCCAGGAATTAAGCTCTTACATGGACACCCACTTGAAAGGTAAACTTTGTCCTTCTTGCAGAGAGGTTCTTGAGCAGGAACTGGGCAATCATCTTTTTTATATTGCAGCCCTTTGCAATCTTTTGGATTTAAATATATATGATATCTTACTTACCGAAACTGAAAAGCTTTCAACATTGGGGTTATACAATATGTCGTAA